The stretch of DNA GCTGGGGCGGCTGGCGGCCAGGCTGCTGGGTCTGCCATCGGTATTTACTGCGCACGGCTGGGCCTTCAGCGACGGCGTGCCCTTGCTGCCGCGACGGGTTTACCGGCTGGCAGAGAAGCTGGCCGCTGCCATCGGCGATCACGTCATCGCCGTGTCGGAATACGACCGCCGGCTCGCGCTCGATCTGCGCGTGACACGTCCCGGGCGGATCACGACCGTGCACAACGGCATTCCGACACTGCCACAGACGCAGGGTGCGGACTGCATGCGCCAGCCGCCGACGCTGCTGATGGTGGCGCGCTTCGCGCCGCAGAAGGACCACGCGACCCTGCTGCGCGCCCTGGAATCGCTGCCGCCCGCGCTGGACTGGCGGCTGCGCTTGGTCGGCGATGGCCC from Nevskiales bacterium encodes:
- a CDS encoding glycosyltransferase, which encodes MRVALVITRGDDVGGANVHVRDLALGLRDDGHTVCVLAGGEGVFADMLRALDIPVVVLPHLGRALRPWQDLRAFFEILRALRDFRPDIVSTHSSKAGWLGRLAARLLGLPSVFTAHGWAFSDGVPLLPRRVYRLAEKLAAAIGDHVIAVSEYDRRLALDLRVTRPGRITTVHNGIPTLPQTQGADCMRQPPTLLMVARFAPQKDHATLLRALESLPPALDWRLRLVGDGP